From Novosphingobium sp. MMS21-SN21R, the proteins below share one genomic window:
- a CDS encoding IS30 family transposase yields the protein MKELPHQSCRTRSRAPCWRAPAGAGFPACGGKVNRDRELAARIVEHLQQCWTPEQIAGRLRLDEANPITVCHETIYQFVYGTKGRQLGLWSHLPRQRKTRRQRYARKPRGLNIPLANTIAERPKEIAERKQFGHWEGDLIAFRKEFGKSNLTSLVERRSRYIVLTRNPSRHSIGVMAGIEHHLGPLPQTLRQSITFDRGTEFAAFATLKTKLGMTSYFCKPSAPWQKGSVENSNGRIRRFLSLDTDIAALPDSDLAAIIQRLNNTPRKCLGFRTPTEVIGEQIAAHIAT from the coding sequence GTGAAGGAGCTGCCCCATCAAAGTTGCCGCACTCGGTCCCGCGCGCCTTGCTGGCGCGCTCCTGCGGGTGCGGGGTTTCCTGCATGTGGCGGCAAGGTCAACCGTGATCGTGAGCTTGCCGCGCGCATCGTGGAGCATCTTCAGCAATGTTGGACACCAGAGCAAATTGCTGGCCGCTTAAGGCTCGATGAGGCCAATCCCATCACTGTCTGCCACGAGACGATCTACCAGTTTGTATACGGCACAAAAGGTCGTCAGTTAGGCCTCTGGAGCCACCTGCCGCGCCAGCGGAAGACGCGGCGCCAGCGCTATGCGCGCAAACCGCGAGGCCTGAATATCCCGTTGGCAAACACCATCGCAGAACGTCCCAAAGAGATTGCCGAACGCAAGCAGTTTGGTCACTGGGAGGGCGATCTCATTGCTTTCAGGAAAGAATTTGGAAAATCCAATCTTACCTCGTTGGTCGAACGGCGCAGCCGATATATCGTGCTCACGCGCAACCCCAGTCGCCATTCGATCGGTGTCATGGCGGGGATTGAACACCACCTTGGCCCCCTTCCCCAGACCCTTCGGCAAAGCATTACGTTCGACCGCGGCACCGAGTTTGCGGCATTCGCTACACTCAAGACAAAACTCGGCATGACGAGTTATTTCTGCAAGCCATCAGCGCCCTGGCAGAAGGGAAGCGTGGAGAACAGCAATGGTCGCATCCGCCGCTTTCTGTCGCTCGATACTGACATTGCCGCACTGCCCGATTCTGATCTGGCAGCTATCATCCAGAGGCTGAACAACACGCCGCGCAAGTGCCTCGGATTCCGAACACCAACCGAGGTCATTGGAGAACAAATCGCAGCCCACATAGCGACTTGA